One part of the Epinephelus fuscoguttatus linkage group LG12, E.fuscoguttatus.final_Chr_v1 genome encodes these proteins:
- the thap12a gene encoding THAP domain containing 12a isoform X2, producing MSKKWVEKCQRPELIDKSPDQLYRYYRVCGKHFETASVDSDAQSTVLKDDAVPTIFDVTGQPQNGQVKRSKETTKEDETSSKGRKKIKKTAKEDVKTLPQEEEDKEYLKSLFEVVVLLGEQNIPLTGPGDNKQDGLVSSNFQSLLEYRMNCGDEALKKRYDVNQVCCSSAQLNQLIEVCERYIRSKLLEEVKQNGYFSLLTDDLVKISGEWYLPVFLRYVDQSNYQRERFVGFLSFEGEGADFAEKMLSEMTEKWGLDMEQCRGQAHSCSGTHFSKMKTFAAKLMERYPMAVLMLRSTHALNLSLANGMALSGVQLVLSTFKKIESFFSQSPLLQLELEHAISIFYADREEKAKELKEICGTSWTRRQDAFEVAVEILEALLLCVDSVHDNEDMRWNDQVTHTALEISKALADFEFVMALVVLKNALTLTQAFGKNLQGTGADAHFAAASSKAVLHSLKEVSDNIDVYHEFWNDEAVNLAAAMEIPVKIPRSFLRKYQSECRAIRPEIHYKDHLSVPVVQHIINEVNELFCEDHLKALRCLSLLPAVIELHKSTEPEEESVQVFKNDIPNAGTLSAELHCWWVKWSKRGKGESLPSSLHETLQLADVKFFPNMLAVLRRIGILPTLALEDSCDVAYKRFQMYMENTPDKFKSKSLALLNMNTDVGYDLDSMVELYMKTYPDREDVS from the exons AT GTCCAAGAAGTGGGTTGAAAAATGCCAGAGACCAGAGCTCATAGACAAATCACCAGACCAGTTGTACAGATACTACCGAGTGTGtggaaaacattttgaaacagcATCGGTTGATAGT GACGCTCAGAGTACAGTACTGAAGGATGATGCAGTGCCAACTATCTTCGATGTAACAGGGCAACCTCAAAACGGGCAAGTGAAGCGCAGCAAAGAGACG ACCAAAGAGGATGAAACGAGCAGTAAGGGGAGAAAAA AAATCAAAAAGACAGCTAAAGAAGATGTCAAGACACTCccccaggaggaggaagacaaagaGTATCTTAAGTCATTATTTGAAGTTGTCGTACTGCTGGGAGAGCAAAACATTCCTCTGACAGGGCCTGGTGATAATAAACAGGATGGCCTTGTGTCGAGCAACTTTCAGTCTCTGTTAGAATATCGCATGAATTGTGGAGATGAAGCCCTTAAGAAGAGGTACGACGTGAATCAGGTGTGCTGCTCATCAGCTCAGCTGAATCAGTTGATCGAGGTGTGCGAGAGATACATCCGCAGTAAGCTGTTGGAGGAAGTTAAACAAAATGGCTATTTCTCATTACTTACTGATGATTTGGTGAAGATCTCAGGAGAATGGTACCTCCCCGTGTTTCTCCGTTATGTGGACCAGTCTAACTACCAGCGGGAGAGGTTTGTTGGATTCTTATCCTTTGAAGGAGAGGGAGCTGACTTTGCAGAGAAAATGCTGTctgaaatgactgaaaaatGGGGCTTGGATATGGAACAGTGTAGAGGTCAAGCCCACTCATGCTCTGGGACACATTTtagtaaaatgaaaacatttgctGCCAAACTGATGGAGAGGTACCCGATGGCAGTGCTGATGCTAAGATCTACTCATGCGTTGAACCTCTCACTGGCAAATGGTATGGCGTTGTCAGGGGTTCAGCTTGTTTTGTCTACCTTTAAGAAGATTGAGTCATTCTTCAGTCAGTCCCCTTTGCTGCAGTTGGAGTTGGAGCACGCCATTTCGATTTTCTATgcggacagagaggagaaggcCAAGGAACTGAAGGAGATTTGTGGAACCAGCTGGACCAGACGGCAAGATGCGTTTGAGGTGGCAGTGGAAATCCTAGAGGCGTTGCTGCTGTGTGTGGACAGTGTTCATGACAACGAGGACATGAGGTGGAATGACCAAGTCACACACACTGCCTTAGAGATTTCAAAAGCACTGGCTGATTTTGAGTTTGTCATGGCGCTGGTGGTGCTGAAAAACGCTCTGACACTTACACAAGCATTTGGGAAGAACCTGCAAGGGACGGGAGCAGATGCCCACTTTGCTGCAGCCAGTTCAAAAGCTGTGTTGCACTCTCTGAAGGAGGTGTCTGACAACATCGATGTGTATCATGAGTTCTGGAACGATGAGGCCGTTAATCTAGCTGCTGCGATGGAGATCCCAGTAAAGATTCCTCGGTCATTCTTGAGAAAGTACCAGTCAGAATGTCGAGCCATTCGGCCAGAAATTCACTACAAGGATCACCTGTCTGTTCCAGTGGTGCAGCACATAATCAATGAAGTGAATGAACTCTTCTGTGAGGACCACCTGAAGGCTCTGAGATGTCTGTCGCTGCTCCCTGCCGTCATAGAGCTGCATAAGTCAACAGAACCTGAGGAAGAGAGCGTAcaagtgtttaaaaatgacATCCCCAATGCAGGAACCCTCTCCGCTGAGCTGCACTGTTGGTGGGTTAAATGGAGCAAAAGAGGCAAAGGGGAGAGTCTGCCCTCCAGTCTCCACGAAACACTGCAGCTGGCTGACGTGAAGTTCTTCCCAAACATGCTCGCAGTTCTTAGACGGATTGGCATCCTGCCTACCTTGGCTCTGGAAGACAGCTGTGATGTGGCGTACAAGCGCTTCCAGATGTACATGGAGAACACACCTGACAAATTCAAATCAAAAAGTCTCGCTCTTTTGAACATGAACACTGATGTTGGGTATGACCTGGATTCAATGGTTGAGCTCTACATGAAGACATACCCTGACAGGGAGGATGTGTCTTAA
- the si:ch211-266i6.3 gene encoding cytoskeleton-associated protein 2, with protein MENVAVSRRNHTYKKGNKENAQPVHGSKSLIKRDKPSVTPFQLTNKKEEILAVNGPLKAKADTKSASVEVLKKTVQKDGKGATAAANVKQQQTHSRAFLTEQAVRHKKIVAEAPKPPAPVPSSKSALGMYKGKIVQSKIGSIWKSASTTALVDPKPAAAKTERQRVGNATKRRSKSVADLPRHVAQKPVPTRSKSVSDRSAQVSKPAVTSRPPARFYSARPPARTVPATLASTSSRNAKVDPTKRSGTQDSKPKTTATEKKVNKPVSSASSQYRYTMETAEERRAKLAEWMASKGKTFKRPAMTTEPAKTKASTKPETDLKPQLCVEPQPPTQRNPEPEPEPRLEAHMPDSVTAYCAELPTCSQTPGIMNTTLDLLENSDADPLVEPQDSVDDIVVNLCDALEAMATPSRCDDEISQATDVCSDVEMEDNKPNDDCEEEELKKEVPEGVSEQPKVEQVKDEKEESDDDEEVESDDEGVMKTTPQMENASVIKYSVKTTPYLQSVKKTIEDEVSTSTSRKKSNIKDLKFLTPVRRSSRIHRKSSRLPAMLVDHDPCVSSLAELVKLDDDANAYIYRKNEALLEDLPDQPSQ; from the exons ATGGAAAACGTCGCCGTTTCAAGACGAAACCACACCTATAAGAAA GGAAACAAGGAAAAtgctcagcctgttcatggaaGCAAGTCTTTAATCAAAAGAGACAAACCGTCTGTTACTCCCTTCCAACTGACAAACAAGAAAGAGGAAATCTTGGCAGTAAACGGCCCCCTTAAAGCCAAGGCAGACACAAAGTCAGCGTCTGTTGAGGTTCTGAAAAAGACTGTGCAGAAAGATGGAAAGggagccactgctgctgctaatgtcaaacaacaacaaacacatagcCGAGCCTTCCTCACCGAACAGGCTGTGAGGCACAAAAAAATAGTTGCTGAAGCTCCAAAGCCCCCAGCCCCTGTGCCATCATCAAAATCAGCTCTCGGCATGTACAAAGGCAAGATTGTCCAGTCAAAAATTGGGTCAATTTGGAAGTCAGCTAGCACCACTGCCTTGGTAGATCCCAAGCCTGCAGCAGCTAAAACAGAGCGCCAAAGGGTTGGAAATGCAACCAAACGCAGGTCCAAATCTGTCGCTGACCTTCCCAGGCATGTCGCACAAAAACCTGTGCCGACAAGGTCCAAGTCAGTGTCGGATAGATCTGCTCAGGTGTCCAAGCCTGCTGTCACCAGCCGCCCTCCTGCTAGGTTCTACTCTGCTCGCCCTCCTGCCAGAACCGTCCCAGCAACACTAGCCAGTACCAGCTCCAGAAACGCTAAAGTGGATCCCACCAAGAGAAGTGGGACTCAAGACTCAAAGCCAAAGACTACAGCGACAGAAAAGAAGGTCAACAAACCTGTCTCAAGTGCCAGCAGTCAGTACAGATATACAATGGAGACTGCAGAGGAAAGAAG AGCGAAACTGGCCGAGTGGATGGCCTCCAAGGGCAAAACTTTCAAGAGACCAGCCATGACAACAGAACCCGCTAAAACCAAAGCCTCTACAAAACCTGAAACTGATCTCAAACCACAGCTTTGTGTTGAGCCGCAGCCGCCTACACAGCGCAaccctgaacctgaacctgaacccaGACTGGAAGCACACATGCCAGACTCTGTCACCGCTTACTGTGCAGAGTTACCAACATGCAGCCAAACTCCAGGGATCATGAACACCACTCTGGACCTGCTGGAAAACTCTGATGCAGATCCGCTTGTTGAGCCACAGGACAGTGTGGATGAT ATCGTCGTGAACCTGTGTGATGCTTTAGAGGCCATGGCAACACCCTCTAGATGTGATGATG aAATTTCCCAGGCGACAGATGTGTGCAGTGATGTTGAAATGGAAGACAACAAACCGAATGATGACTGTGAAGAAGAGGAGCTGAAGAAGGAAGTGCCTGAGGGTGTTAGCGAGCAGCCAAAGGTTGAGCAAGTGAAggatgaaaaagaagaaagtgatgatgatgaggaagtGGAAAGTGATGATGAGGGTGTAATGAAGACCACACCACAGATGGAGAATGCTTCAGTAATAAAATACAGCGTGAAGACTACTCCATACCTGCAGAG TGTGAAGAAGACGATCGAAGATGAGGTCAGCACAAGCACATCCCGGAAAAAGAGCAACATCAAAGACCTGAAGTTTCTGACCCCGGTGCGCCGCTCCAGCCGCATCCATCGCAAATCCTCCCGCCTGCCCGCGATGCTGGTTGATCATGATCCCTGTGTGTCGTCACTGGCTGAGCTGGTGAAGCTGGACGACGACGCGAATGCCTACATCTACAGGAAAAATGAGGCACTTCTGGAAGATCTGCCAGATCAGCCCAGCCAGTGA
- the thap12a gene encoding THAP domain containing 12a isoform X1 — MQNRCAVPNCASGKSGPQPLFRFPQDPERSKKWVEKCQRPELIDKSPDQLYRYYRVCGKHFETASVDSDAQSTVLKDDAVPTIFDVTGQPQNGQVKRSKETTKEDETSSKGRKKIKKTAKEDVKTLPQEEEDKEYLKSLFEVVVLLGEQNIPLTGPGDNKQDGLVSSNFQSLLEYRMNCGDEALKKRYDVNQVCCSSAQLNQLIEVCERYIRSKLLEEVKQNGYFSLLTDDLVKISGEWYLPVFLRYVDQSNYQRERFVGFLSFEGEGADFAEKMLSEMTEKWGLDMEQCRGQAHSCSGTHFSKMKTFAAKLMERYPMAVLMLRSTHALNLSLANGMALSGVQLVLSTFKKIESFFSQSPLLQLELEHAISIFYADREEKAKELKEICGTSWTRRQDAFEVAVEILEALLLCVDSVHDNEDMRWNDQVTHTALEISKALADFEFVMALVVLKNALTLTQAFGKNLQGTGADAHFAAASSKAVLHSLKEVSDNIDVYHEFWNDEAVNLAAAMEIPVKIPRSFLRKYQSECRAIRPEIHYKDHLSVPVVQHIINEVNELFCEDHLKALRCLSLLPAVIELHKSTEPEEESVQVFKNDIPNAGTLSAELHCWWVKWSKRGKGESLPSSLHETLQLADVKFFPNMLAVLRRIGILPTLALEDSCDVAYKRFQMYMENTPDKFKSKSLALLNMNTDVGYDLDSMVELYMKTYPDREDVS; from the exons atgcAGAATCGCTGCGCTGTTCCGAACTGTGCGAGTGGCAAATCCGGCCCGCAGCCACTCTTCAGGTTTCCGCAAGATCCAGAAAG GTCCAAGAAGTGGGTTGAAAAATGCCAGAGACCAGAGCTCATAGACAAATCACCAGACCAGTTGTACAGATACTACCGAGTGTGtggaaaacattttgaaacagcATCGGTTGATAGT GACGCTCAGAGTACAGTACTGAAGGATGATGCAGTGCCAACTATCTTCGATGTAACAGGGCAACCTCAAAACGGGCAAGTGAAGCGCAGCAAAGAGACG ACCAAAGAGGATGAAACGAGCAGTAAGGGGAGAAAAA AAATCAAAAAGACAGCTAAAGAAGATGTCAAGACACTCccccaggaggaggaagacaaagaGTATCTTAAGTCATTATTTGAAGTTGTCGTACTGCTGGGAGAGCAAAACATTCCTCTGACAGGGCCTGGTGATAATAAACAGGATGGCCTTGTGTCGAGCAACTTTCAGTCTCTGTTAGAATATCGCATGAATTGTGGAGATGAAGCCCTTAAGAAGAGGTACGACGTGAATCAGGTGTGCTGCTCATCAGCTCAGCTGAATCAGTTGATCGAGGTGTGCGAGAGATACATCCGCAGTAAGCTGTTGGAGGAAGTTAAACAAAATGGCTATTTCTCATTACTTACTGATGATTTGGTGAAGATCTCAGGAGAATGGTACCTCCCCGTGTTTCTCCGTTATGTGGACCAGTCTAACTACCAGCGGGAGAGGTTTGTTGGATTCTTATCCTTTGAAGGAGAGGGAGCTGACTTTGCAGAGAAAATGCTGTctgaaatgactgaaaaatGGGGCTTGGATATGGAACAGTGTAGAGGTCAAGCCCACTCATGCTCTGGGACACATTTtagtaaaatgaaaacatttgctGCCAAACTGATGGAGAGGTACCCGATGGCAGTGCTGATGCTAAGATCTACTCATGCGTTGAACCTCTCACTGGCAAATGGTATGGCGTTGTCAGGGGTTCAGCTTGTTTTGTCTACCTTTAAGAAGATTGAGTCATTCTTCAGTCAGTCCCCTTTGCTGCAGTTGGAGTTGGAGCACGCCATTTCGATTTTCTATgcggacagagaggagaaggcCAAGGAACTGAAGGAGATTTGTGGAACCAGCTGGACCAGACGGCAAGATGCGTTTGAGGTGGCAGTGGAAATCCTAGAGGCGTTGCTGCTGTGTGTGGACAGTGTTCATGACAACGAGGACATGAGGTGGAATGACCAAGTCACACACACTGCCTTAGAGATTTCAAAAGCACTGGCTGATTTTGAGTTTGTCATGGCGCTGGTGGTGCTGAAAAACGCTCTGACACTTACACAAGCATTTGGGAAGAACCTGCAAGGGACGGGAGCAGATGCCCACTTTGCTGCAGCCAGTTCAAAAGCTGTGTTGCACTCTCTGAAGGAGGTGTCTGACAACATCGATGTGTATCATGAGTTCTGGAACGATGAGGCCGTTAATCTAGCTGCTGCGATGGAGATCCCAGTAAAGATTCCTCGGTCATTCTTGAGAAAGTACCAGTCAGAATGTCGAGCCATTCGGCCAGAAATTCACTACAAGGATCACCTGTCTGTTCCAGTGGTGCAGCACATAATCAATGAAGTGAATGAACTCTTCTGTGAGGACCACCTGAAGGCTCTGAGATGTCTGTCGCTGCTCCCTGCCGTCATAGAGCTGCATAAGTCAACAGAACCTGAGGAAGAGAGCGTAcaagtgtttaaaaatgacATCCCCAATGCAGGAACCCTCTCCGCTGAGCTGCACTGTTGGTGGGTTAAATGGAGCAAAAGAGGCAAAGGGGAGAGTCTGCCCTCCAGTCTCCACGAAACACTGCAGCTGGCTGACGTGAAGTTCTTCCCAAACATGCTCGCAGTTCTTAGACGGATTGGCATCCTGCCTACCTTGGCTCTGGAAGACAGCTGTGATGTGGCGTACAAGCGCTTCCAGATGTACATGGAGAACACACCTGACAAATTCAAATCAAAAAGTCTCGCTCTTTTGAACATGAACACTGATGTTGGGTATGACCTGGATTCAATGGTTGAGCTCTACATGAAGACATACCCTGACAGGGAGGATGTGTCTTAA